A window from Cryobacterium sp. SO1 encodes these proteins:
- the dprA gene encoding DNA-processing protein DprA has protein sequence MAESMSEEREARMTLAALSEPGDIITGTLVSRLGAAETVRLITSGVRLPNGVDPAEGELWRRRLAPRINPGQIERIQADMERHDLRLLTPEDIDWPGELQQLGTSAPIALWLKGDPSRLSVPLPGRVTIVGARASTAYGSQVATELASELASQGRVILSGGAYGIDGSAHRAATVSHPGSTVAVLAGGLDRVYPVGHEQLFERIEQSGGLLVSELPPGSTPTRWRFLQRNRILATLSAATVIVEAGHRSGSLNVAGQAHSLGRPVGAVPGPVTSPASAGCHRLVQEGIASLVIDAQDVTDLLDSTAGFSGDRTFAYSPTRRFSRTGPDLRF, from the coding sequence ATGGCCGAGAGTATGAGCGAGGAACGAGAAGCCAGGATGACCCTCGCGGCGCTGTCCGAGCCGGGCGACATCATCACGGGAACATTGGTCTCAAGGCTCGGCGCGGCGGAGACCGTGCGACTCATCACCTCAGGCGTTCGGCTGCCGAACGGCGTCGACCCCGCTGAGGGCGAGCTGTGGCGACGACGTTTAGCACCGCGAATCAACCCCGGTCAGATCGAACGGATCCAGGCCGATATGGAACGCCACGACCTGAGACTGCTGACACCAGAAGACATCGACTGGCCCGGCGAACTGCAACAGCTGGGCACGAGCGCGCCGATCGCGCTCTGGCTCAAGGGCGACCCAAGTCGCCTCTCGGTTCCTCTCCCCGGTCGAGTCACCATCGTCGGCGCCCGAGCCTCGACGGCGTACGGCAGCCAGGTGGCTACCGAGCTCGCCTCAGAACTCGCCTCGCAGGGCCGCGTGATCCTCTCCGGAGGCGCCTACGGCATCGACGGATCAGCACATCGAGCAGCCACCGTCTCCCATCCCGGTTCAACGGTCGCCGTGCTCGCCGGAGGGCTCGACCGGGTCTACCCGGTCGGCCACGAACAACTCTTCGAGCGCATTGAACAGAGCGGCGGACTGCTCGTGAGCGAACTACCGCCCGGCTCCACCCCCACAAGGTGGCGCTTCCTCCAACGGAACCGGATTCTGGCGACCCTGTCCGCCGCAACGGTCATCGTCGAGGCAGGGCATCGATCCGGCTCGTTGAACGTCGCCGGGCAGGCCCACTCCCTGGGGCGGCCGGTCGGCGCCGTTCCGGGACCGGTGACGAGCCCGGCCAGCGCAGGATGCCATCGGCTGGTCCAAGAGGGAATCGCGAGCCTCGTCATCGACGCGCAAGATGTCACCGACCTGCTCGACTCGACGGCCGGCTTCTCCGGTGACCGGACGTTCGCGTACTCCCCCACGCGACGCTTCAGCCGGACTGGTCCGGATCTTCGGTTCTAA
- a CDS encoding single-stranded DNA-binding protein, with protein MTLHTQQSLSGFIASDPQQSVTENGETRFYVRVGQPHFRREDSGSFTVLEPSFHDLVAYRATADRALTRFAKGDSFVAEGYVRNFQFERDGEVVNREEFVAKKIGHDLARTNYDVDRTRRAVAGTERDALAAQKAVLLEAEHARAGSAVLGM; from the coding sequence ATGACACTTCACACCCAGCAATCACTTTCCGGTTTCATTGCCTCAGACCCGCAGCAATCGGTGACCGAGAACGGCGAAACCCGTTTCTACGTGCGCGTCGGTCAACCGCACTTCCGTCGCGAAGACAGCGGCAGCTTCACCGTTCTCGAGCCGAGTTTCCATGATCTCGTCGCCTACCGCGCCACCGCCGACCGGGCACTGACACGGTTCGCAAAGGGCGACAGCTTCGTCGCCGAGGGCTACGTGCGTAACTTTCAGTTTGAGCGCGACGGTGAGGTCGTCAATCGCGAGGAGTTCGTCGCGAAGAAGATCGGCCACGACCTCGCACGCACCAACTACGACGTCGACCGGACCCGCCGCGCAGTTGCAGGCACCGAACGGGATGCTCTAGCCGCCCAGAAGGCAGTTTTGCTCGAGGCGGAGCACGCTCGCGCCGGCTCAGCCGTGCTCGGAATGTGA
- a CDS encoding type IV secretory system conjugative DNA transfer family protein, whose product MSTPRPQATLGDELANLGIGILIGVSVVALLLRAAGAVAAWATSQEQPAGGPEAGLAVLLNPGNPSAALQAPGLNPVAYWLTTILLLSVAVAAAIWLWRMFRGTGRAAKVDPHRIPGIATRAEVTRAASHQALLKRAAHLRPSLTSATPSEVGYRIGRSHNATVWASVEDSILVIGPPRSGKGAHIVINAILDAPGPVVTTSTRPDNLTTTLRARQRLGPVAVFDPQQLAPGIPVGLRWSPIRGCEDPLTAMIRAAGLAAGTGLAAGGVDGGGFWEAKTRTALQSLLHAAALDGCSPAELFRWTLDPAAAHDAVSILLSTPDAATGWGDSLQAMLEADPRTRDSIWQGVSLSLGALADPRVLDAVSPSEGEEFDPEGFLRNNGTLYLLATGAGSNNSAALVSALVEDLVETARRIAARSAGARLDPPLLLALDEIGNLAPLPSLPTLMAEGGGTGITTMPVLQSLAQARTKWSENAAGTIWDSSIVKIVLGGASNSRDLQDLSTLIGDRDESTDSTTIGDRGSRSAQRSIRRVAIMPPDTIRTLPFGTGLIMLRAAPPVVASLRMWTSRPDAKTLREDRANIEALMRTPTHAEPAEHPVSPTE is encoded by the coding sequence ATGAGCACACCACGACCGCAGGCCACGCTCGGCGACGAGCTGGCCAACCTCGGCATCGGCATCCTGATCGGTGTGTCCGTGGTTGCCCTCCTGCTCCGAGCCGCGGGTGCTGTCGCGGCCTGGGCGACGAGCCAGGAACAACCAGCCGGCGGACCCGAAGCCGGACTCGCCGTGCTCCTCAACCCAGGCAACCCGTCGGCGGCCCTGCAAGCACCGGGCCTGAACCCGGTTGCATACTGGCTCACGACGATCCTGCTGCTCAGTGTCGCCGTCGCTGCGGCCATCTGGTTGTGGCGGATGTTCAGGGGCACGGGCCGCGCAGCCAAAGTCGACCCGCACCGGATCCCCGGCATCGCCACGCGCGCCGAAGTAACCCGAGCCGCATCGCACCAGGCACTCCTGAAGCGCGCAGCGCACCTTCGGCCTTCGCTCACGAGCGCCACTCCCAGTGAGGTCGGTTATCGCATCGGCCGCTCCCACAACGCCACGGTCTGGGCGAGCGTCGAGGACTCGATCCTGGTCATCGGCCCACCGCGCTCGGGAAAGGGGGCGCACATTGTCATTAACGCCATCCTTGACGCGCCCGGCCCCGTCGTGACCACATCCACACGCCCCGATAACCTCACCACCACGCTGCGCGCCCGGCAACGACTGGGGCCCGTGGCGGTATTCGATCCCCAGCAGCTTGCCCCGGGAATTCCGGTGGGACTGCGCTGGTCTCCAATCCGCGGCTGCGAGGACCCGCTCACGGCGATGATCCGCGCAGCGGGGCTGGCAGCCGGAACCGGACTGGCCGCAGGCGGCGTCGACGGCGGCGGGTTCTGGGAGGCCAAGACCCGCACGGCCCTGCAATCCCTCCTCCATGCGGCGGCGCTCGACGGCTGCTCGCCCGCCGAGCTCTTTCGCTGGACCCTCGACCCGGCGGCCGCCCACGACGCGGTCTCCATCCTGCTGAGCACCCCAGACGCGGCCACCGGCTGGGGCGACTCCCTGCAAGCCATGCTCGAGGCCGATCCTAGGACCCGCGACTCCATCTGGCAGGGAGTCTCCCTCTCGTTGGGTGCACTGGCTGACCCCCGAGTACTGGATGCCGTCTCGCCGAGCGAGGGCGAGGAGTTCGACCCGGAAGGATTCTTGCGCAACAACGGCACCCTGTACCTTCTGGCGACCGGCGCCGGCTCGAACAACTCCGCCGCACTCGTGTCGGCGCTTGTCGAGGACCTCGTCGAGACCGCCCGCCGTATCGCCGCGCGAAGCGCGGGCGCCAGGCTCGACCCGCCCCTGCTGCTCGCGCTCGACGAGATCGGCAACCTCGCGCCACTCCCGTCCCTTCCCACTCTGATGGCGGAGGGCGGCGGCACCGGCATCACGACCATGCCGGTGCTGCAATCGCTCGCGCAGGCACGCACAAAGTGGAGCGAAAACGCAGCCGGCACCATTTGGGACTCCTCGATCGTGAAGATCGTGCTCGGCGGCGCATCCAATTCCCGAGACCTGCAGGACCTCTCGACGCTCATCGGCGACCGCGACGAGTCGACCGACTCCACGACGATCGGCGATCGCGGTTCACGCTCAGCGCAGCGCTCGATCCGCCGCGTCGCGATCATGCCGCCGGACACGATCCGCACCCTCCCCTTCGGCACGGGCCTGATCATGCTCCGCGCTGCCCCGCCCGTCGTCGCGAGTCTGAGAATGTGGACCTCACGCCCCGACGCCAAGACGCTGCGGGAAGACCGGGCGAACATCGAAGCGTTGATGCGCACGCCGACGCACGCCGAGCCTGCGGAGCACCCGGTCAGCCCCACGGAATGA
- a CDS encoding ATP-binding protein, with product MNNAGVNERLHTTTLVEPHDELHRDRRARRRAAAKIEADAQKAKHLEARTRWLAERDEARSGAYLAAGGGSGPAQLRMPGRLRLPKHQDTSATLSGHYPFLAEAGLGSAGVFVGQDLYSGGSFVYDPWVLYQQGMITAPNIVLAGIVGSGKSSLAKSLYTRSLPFGRRVYVPGDPKGEHTAVAEAVGGKAIILGHGLRNRLNPLDEGHRAASASDAEWSAQLASRRRDLIGALAETVLDRTLSPLEHTAIDLALADTVRSAQVPILPMVVDRILAPNPEDDEGRLAEDGRLVGHALRRLVAGDLAGLFDGPSTVRFDPSLPMVSLDLSRVAENSTLISVLMTCSSAWMESALADPAGGQRWVIYDEAWRLMAYPALLRRMDAQWRLARHFGIANMLVFHKLSDLDNVGDSGSAMRALASSLLANAETRIVYRQEPDQLGSTASALGLSRTEQKLLPALGTGQGLWRIKDRSFVVQHQLHPDELQTFDTTARMTSGQ from the coding sequence GTGAACAACGCCGGGGTGAACGAGCGGCTGCACACGACGACGCTTGTCGAGCCTCACGACGAGCTGCACCGCGACCGCCGAGCTCGCCGGCGAGCTGCCGCGAAGATCGAAGCGGATGCTCAGAAGGCGAAGCATCTCGAGGCGCGCACGCGATGGCTGGCCGAGCGGGACGAGGCGCGATCAGGGGCCTACCTCGCGGCCGGTGGCGGGTCGGGTCCAGCCCAGCTGCGGATGCCCGGACGCCTCCGGCTTCCCAAGCACCAGGACACCTCCGCGACGCTGTCCGGCCATTACCCGTTTCTCGCTGAGGCCGGACTCGGCTCGGCCGGCGTCTTCGTCGGGCAGGACCTCTATTCGGGTGGGTCCTTCGTCTATGACCCGTGGGTGCTCTACCAACAGGGGATGATCACCGCCCCCAACATCGTGCTCGCCGGCATCGTCGGCTCCGGCAAGTCCTCACTGGCGAAGTCGCTCTACACCCGCTCACTCCCCTTCGGCCGACGCGTCTACGTTCCTGGCGACCCGAAGGGCGAGCACACCGCTGTCGCCGAGGCCGTCGGCGGCAAGGCGATCATCCTTGGCCATGGACTACGCAACCGACTGAACCCGCTCGATGAGGGGCACCGGGCGGCATCCGCGTCGGATGCCGAGTGGTCGGCACAGCTCGCCTCGCGGCGTCGCGACCTGATCGGCGCACTCGCCGAGACCGTGCTCGATAGAACCCTCAGTCCGCTCGAGCACACGGCGATCGACCTCGCCCTGGCCGATACCGTTCGGAGCGCTCAAGTGCCGATCCTGCCCATGGTGGTCGATCGCATCCTCGCCCCGAACCCCGAGGACGACGAGGGCCGGCTCGCGGAGGATGGGCGTCTCGTCGGCCATGCGCTGCGACGCCTGGTTGCCGGGGACCTCGCCGGCCTCTTCGACGGACCGTCCACCGTGCGCTTCGACCCCTCCCTGCCCATGGTCTCTCTCGACCTGTCGCGCGTGGCCGAGAACTCCACGCTTATCTCCGTGCTGATGACCTGCTCATCCGCCTGGATGGAGTCCGCCCTCGCCGACCCGGCCGGCGGCCAGCGGTGGGTCATCTACGACGAAGCCTGGCGGCTCATGGCCTATCCGGCGCTCTTGCGCCGCATGGATGCCCAGTGGCGCCTGGCCCGGCACTTCGGCATTGCGAACATGCTCGTCTTCCACAAGCTCAGCGACCTCGACAACGTCGGCGACTCAGGGTCCGCGATGCGCGCACTCGCATCGTCGCTGCTGGCGAACGCGGAGACTCGCATCGTCTACCGCCAGGAACCGGACCAACTCGGGTCCACGGCAAGTGCACTCGGGCTCAGCCGAACCGAGCAGAAGTTGCTGCCCGCACTGGGCACCGGACAGGGCCTCTGGCGAATCAAGGATCGCAGCTTCGTCGTGCAGCACCAGCTGCACCCCGACGAGCTCCAGACTTTCGACACGACCGCACGGATGACGTCAGGTCAGTAG